From the genome of Limimonas halophila:
CTGGCGGTGCCCACGCGCGCGCCCTCCGGCAACCCGGCGATCGTGGCGCTTTTCGGCGAGAACCAGGCATCGCGCGGGTCGGCGCGCTCGGGCACGGCGGCGAGGCTCAAGCCGTCCGGCAGCCAGGTCGGAACGTCCTTCAGCGAATGGACGGCGGCGTCGATGCGCCCGTCCAGCAGGGCGTCCTCCAGCTCCTTGGTGAAGAGGCCCTTGCCGCCGATCTCGGCGAGGCGTCGCTTGGTCTCCACGTCGCCCGTGGTCTTGACGGGGACGATCTCGACGGCGTCGGGCGCCGCGAGCGCCGGGTTGGCGGCTTGCAGGCGCGCGCGCACGATCTCCGCCTGCCGCAGCGCCAGGGGACTGCCGCGGCTGCCCAGGCGGAGCGGGGGTGTGGCCGCTGTCATGTGCGTGGTGTAGAACCGGCGCGGAGCGAGAGCAAGCCACCGCACGGATCGCCGGGATGCGCGTCCTCGGGATCGAGACCTCCTGCGACGAAACCGCCGCCGCCGTCGTCGACGGCGAGCGCCGGCTGTTGAGCAACCTGGTGGTGTCGCAGCTCGACGAGCACCGGCCGTTCGGCGGCGTCGTGCCCGAGGTCGCGGCGCGCGCCCACCTGGAATACCTGGATTCGCTGATCGCGCGCGCCATGGACGATGCGGGCCTCGGCTACGGCGAGCTGGACGGCGTCGCCGCCACCGCCGGCCCCGGCCTCATCGGCGGGCTGTTCGTGGGGCTGATGACGGGCAAGGCCATCGCCGCCGCGCGCGATCTGCCGCTGATGGCGGTGAACCACCTGGAGGCGCACGCGCTGACGGCGCGGCTGACGGACGACCTGCCCTTCCCCTACCTCCTGTTGCTGGTTTCCGGCGGGCACTGCCAGCTCGTCGCCGTCGGCGGCGTGGGCCGCTACACCGTCTACGGCGGCACGGTGGACGACGCCGTGGGCGAAGCCTTCGACAAGACGGCCAAGCTGCTCGGCCTGGGCTACCCCGGCGGCCCGGCGCTGGAGCGCGCAGCGGTGGACGGCGATCCGGCGCGCTTCCCGCTGCCGCGGCCGATGCTGGGGCGCGAGGGCTGCCGCATGTCGTTTTCCGGGCTGAAGACGGCGGTGCGCCACACCGTCGAGCGCCTGGACACCCTGGACGAACGCACGGTCGGCGACCTCGCCGCCGCCTTCCAGGCGGCGGTGGCGGACGTGCTTGCGGACCGCTGCGCCAACGCGCTGGACGCCTTCGCCCGCGACCACGGCGTGCCGGGGCCGCTGGTGGTCGCCGGCGGTGTGGCGGCCAACGCGGCGCTGCGCGCGCGCCTCGAAGATCTGGCGGGCGCGCGCGGAACGCGGCTGGTGGCGCCGCCGCTGGGCCTGTGTTCCGACAACGCCGCCATGATCGGCTGGGCGGGCGTGGAGCGCCTGCGCCTGGGCTGCACCGACGGCCTGGACGCGCGCGCCCGCCCGCGCTGGCCGTTAACGGAGATGAGTCCCGCGGACGTCGAAAAGGGAGCCGCGGCATGGAGCGCGTGAGCATCATCGGCGCCGGCGCCTGGGGCACGGCACTGGCGCAGGCGGCGCGCCGGGCGGGCTGCGAGGTCACGCTCTGGGCGCACAATCCCGAGGTGGCGGAGACACTGGCGGTGCATCAGGAAAACCGCCACTACCTGCCGGGCATCCCGCTGGACCCGGCGATCCGGCCCACCGCCGACCTCACCCACGCCGCCGAGGCGGGCGACGTGCTGGTGCTCGCCACCCCGGCGCAGCACCTGCGCACGATCGCCGAGCGGCTGCATCCCGTGACGGGCGCGGAGGTGCCGGCGGTGATCGCGGCCAAGGGCCTGGAACGCGGCAGCAGCGCGCTGATGAGCGCCGTGCTCGCCGAGGCGCTGCCCGGCCGGCCGGCGGCCGTGCTCTCCGGCCCCACCTTCGCGGGCGAGGTCGCGCGCGGGCTGCCCGCCGCCGCCACGCTCGCCGCCGAGGACACCGAGGGCGCGGCGGCGCTGGTGGAGACGCTGGGCAGCCGCGCCTTCCGGCTCTACGCCAGCACGGACGTGGTTGGCGCCCAGATCGGCGGCGCGGTGAAGAACGTCGTCGCCATCGCGGCGGGCATCGTCGCCGGACGCGGGCTGGGCGAGAACGCACGCGCCGCGCTCATCACGCGCGGGCTGGCGGAGATCGGCCGCCTGGCGGTGGCCCGGGGCGCGCACGCGGAAACGCTGAGCGGGCTGTCGGGCCTGGGCGACCTGACGCTGACCTGCACCGGCATCGCCTCGCGCAACTACACGCTCGGGGTCGCGCTGGGCGAAGGGCACGCGCTGGCGGACGTGCTGGCGGCGCGGCGCAGCGTCACCGAGGGCATCCACACCGCCAAGGCCGTTACGGCGCTGGCCGAGCGCGCGGGCGTGGACATGCCCATCGCCGCGGGCGTGGACGCGGTGGTCAACCACGACGCGGCGCTCGACGACACGATCGACGCCCTGCTGGCGCGGCCCTTCCGGTCGGAGAGCCGATAAGGGCGTCACCGCCCCTGGTCATGGGAACCCGCCGACGCTAGGTAGAGGGCCATGAACACGCTGGTCACCATCCTGCTCGTGCTCGCCCTCCTGATCACGGTGGGCGTGCTCTTCTCGGGCCTCATCGTCATGGCGCGCGGCGGTGAGGTGAACCGCAAGTACGGCAACAAGCTCATGCGCTACCGCGTCGTCTGCCAGGGCGTCGCGCTGGGGCTGCTGGCGATCGCCTTCATGATCGGCTAACAGTTGCAATCAAACAATTGCGCAGCGCATACAAGGAACCGGCTTACTATTCAAGCAATCTAAGACAAACCATGCGAAAATTCGTAATAGTCCAATAAGGCCAATGTCTTGCGAATTTCTGACTTCGCATCGCTATAATAACTCTCGTACACATTATGAACCAGCGAAAGGCAGTAAGGAAAATCTACTTCATCTGGGTTCAGGCTTTGCAGGGCATGTAAAAGCTGTCGCGCCTTGGCTAAACTTCCTAAATCTATTTCATCTTTATTTATAATTTTGTCGCGGATCGGCTTAATTTTCTCGGATATTTTGTACGTCTTTGGCATCTCCGTGTTTTTTAATATTTGAACTTTCTTGTTTCGAGCAGACGAGAAACTTGTGTCTGTGCTCTCTAAAAATGAAACGGCTTGCTTCCGCGTCATTCCAGATAAATATACGTAGTAATACAGAGGTCCCCACCAGGAGGGCACTTGAGATAGTGCCTTTAAATAAGCTTTTGGGGTTTTGATATTTGACTGCTTCATGAACGCTTCTAAAATATCTGTCTCAAGAATGACATCCTTTTGTATTTCTACCTTACCAGTGTCTGACAAAACCGTTGTTACTGGCTCTACTTCACCTACTATCCGAAGTGTCGGCGCTCCCTCTGTTTCTGATAATCTACCGTGCCTAATGAAATTTATTTCTCCAAGCAAAGATTCATCAATATATAAAGAGCCGCCTGGACCCTCGACCATCCCATCAACTGTATTTAGTATACCGACATTTTCTGCACCAATCTTACCTACACGCTGAATTAGGTCATGCCAGCGTTGTTCGATTTGTCTATCGCGTTCTTGCAATATATTTTGCAGATCTGCAATACGTATAAGATTATTCTCACCACTATATCTATAATATATCTGACCTTCGGAAATTTTTTGTCCGTCTTTTTTTATCATAACTGGTTTTATAGGTGCTTCCTGTACATACAGAACTGCCAAATCCTCCCCACCCCTATTAATCTTTAGACGCTTCCAATACACAGATGGCGAAACCCTACTATTTATTGCATTATTTATCTTCTTTGTGTCTTCTTTCCAAAATTTTTTGTCCTTTAGACCTACAATTTTCCAATCATTGTCCTGCACTCCGAAAACGATATACCCACCTTTATTATTTGCCATTCCGCAAATCGTTCTAGAGTATTCGTCAAACGCGTTCAACTGAAAACTCTTCTTACATTCAATTATATCGCTTTCATCAATATTTAAATAGTGATTGTCATTCTCGTCCTCCGGAAGAATTCGGAATAGCTCTTCTTTCGATTCTGGATGAAACTTATATCTACCAGAGTTATTGTAATTATCAAGAAAATTTTTTAAATCTTGGTACGTCGCCGGAGAAACATCGTGATATATTTTTCCATCTTGAATTTGACTTATTCTTCCTTGATTTACGGTTCTTTCGGGGTAGCTGAAGAATGACAATATCTCTTGATTGTTAAAATATCCGGTATTTATCATCGCCTTAATTAAAGATACTTCCTGTCTGGTCAACTTATTTTTCTTCGCCATCGCTTACACCTACTTTAGAATTTATAACAAGGTTGTAGGCATATACATTAACAACAAATGGATGAAGCTCGTCAAGGTTGATCTCGATGGATTGCACTAGATGCGCGATTGCAATATCTCTGTATTCGAACATTTATCTGAAGCAAAAGGTTAAATGTGAAAGTCAGGGCAGGTAGTAGCCCGCCGGCCGGACGGGGTCGGGCAGGTCTTCCTCCCCCAGTGCCTCGCGCAGGTTGATTTCGATCGTGCGGCTCATCGTCTTGAGCGCCAGGTCGTGCTGCGAGGTGCCGAAGGGGTTTTCCAGCTCCTCGCTGAGCGCGTCCAGCCCGAAGAAGGTGTAGGCGACGATCGCCGCCACGAGGGGCGTGAGCAGCCCAAGCGTGTCCACCAGCCCGAACGGCAGCAGCAGGCAGTACATATAGGCCGTGCGGTGGAGCAGCAGGGTGTAGGCGAAGGGCAGCGGCGTGTTCAGGATGCGCTCGCACGCGCCCTGCACGCCCGCCAAGGCCGTAATCCGCTCCTCCAGCACGCGCCCCAGGATGTCCGTGGTCAGGCCGCGGCGCAGGCTGTTGCTGAGTTCCCCGCCAAGATGGCGCAGGATGGCGTCGGGGAGGTTGCGGCTGGCGCGCAGGGCGGGCACGTCGTCGCGGTCCAGAAAGGGCGCGATCTCGGCCCACGGGTCGCTGCCGCGCAGGTGGTGGCGCAGGGCGTGGGTGAAGGCGATGGTCAGCCGCGTCATGCGTTCCTGGGCCGCGCGGCCGGCGTCGCCGCTGGTGTCGAGCAGCGTGCCCGCCTCGCGCGCGAGCGAGCGCGTGTCGATGACGAGCTGGCCCCACTGCTTGCGGGCCTCCCACCAACGGTCGTAGCAGGCGTTGTTGCGGAAGCCGAGGAAGATGGACAGCGCCAGCCCGATCAGGCCGAAGGGCGCGGCGCTGAACGTCAGGAAGTGTTCGGGATACCGCGCGTGCAGCGCCGTCACGACCGCGCCGAGCGCGAAGATCGCCACGATCTGCGGCGCGATCTGGGGCACGATCGAGCCGCGCATGACGAAGAAGAGGCTGAGAATGCTCGGGCGGTCGCGCACGATCATGGGCGGGCGCTCGGCGTGTGCGGTCTTGGCGGGCGGCGGCGTGATCTAAACGCCGGTTAAACCTCCCGCGTGCGCGTGGGCGACGGACACGCGGCGATTTCCGCCGCCCACCCGGCCGTCTAGCGCGTGTGCTCGCCGCTCCGGTCGGCCCAGGTGACGGCGCGCTGATCGCCCTCGCTCCCCGCCGGGACCTCGCTCGGGCGATGGCGCAACAGCACCGCGGGCAGGATGGCGCTGGTCAGCACGGCCAGCACGATGGCGGCGTAGTCGCCCTGGGTGAGCACGCCCGCTTCCAGCCCCGTGCCGGCGGCGACGATCCCGAAGCTCAGGCGGTAGTTGAAGATCAGCCCGGCCATGCGGGCGTTGATGCCCATGAGCTTGCGTGCCGGGTAGGCCGTGCCCACGAACTTCAGCGCCGTCGCCACCGCCAGCAGCGCCGCCGCCGCGACCAGGACCTCCGGCGTGATGGCGCGCACGTCGAGCTGCGTGCCCGCGTGCAGGAAGAACACGGGCGCGAACAGCCCGAACACCAGCCCCTTGAGCTTCTGCTCCACGGCCTCGTGCTCGACCACCACGCGCGACATCGCCACGCCCACCGCGAAGGCCACGGTCGCGGGGTGGATGCCGCCGACGTTCTCCACGGTGAAACCCAGCCCGATCAGCACGACCAGCAGGAAGCGCAGCTCCGGCTCGGCGACCGACCCCTTGTAGCGCTTGAACACCCACTCCCCGGCGCGCGGCAGGCCGAAGAAGGTGCCCACGAGCACCAGCACGATGATGGCGGTGCCCCACCCGGCGTCGCCGAGCAGCGCGGCCAGCGTGACCATGCTGATGACGTCGACCACCGTGGCCGAGGCGAGGATGCCCTGCCCCTGCGCCGTGGGCAGCATCCCGCGCTCCTTCAGCGCCGGGTAGACGAGCGCCAGCGAGGTCGTGGACATGGCCACGCCCACCAGCGCCGCGGGCAGCGGGGCCAGCCCCGCGACCCAGTAGGCCAGCGCGAACACACCCACGAAGGGCGCGACGAAGGACGAGACGCCCACGCCGACGCAGCCGCGCCACATCCAGCGCAGGCGGCGCATGTCCACCTCGAACCCGGCGGTGAACATCAGCGCGATCATGCCCAGGTCGGCCAGCAGCTCCAGCCAGGTGACCTCGTGCAGGTCGACGACCAGCGCACCCAGGACGATGCCCGCGATGATCTCCAGGAAGGCGCTGGACACACGCAGCTCCAGCGCCACCGCGGCGGCCACCACCAGCGCCACGGCCATCAGTAGGGATGCGTCCACGGCCGCGCCCTCCCTGTCGCCCGGGTTTTCGGAAAAGACGGTTCGCACCCCTAAACCGGGCGCGCGGCGCACACAATGAAAAGGTATGTGTCAGAGACGCGGGAGGGCGATCAGCCGTTCTCGCGCAGCACGGACCCGGCCAGATAGAGCGAGCCGCAGACCAGCACGCGCGCCCGCTCGCCCCCGCTGGCGGCCAGACGGTCCAGCGCCGCGCGCACCGAATCGGCGGCGGTCACGGTCCCCGCCCCCGCCTCGCGCGCCCGCTCGGCCAGGGTGGCGGCGTCGAAGCTGTTGGGCTCGTCCGGCACGGGAACGGCCGTGACGCTGGCCGCGCGGTCGGCGAAGGGCGCCATGAAGGCCGCCGGGTCCTTGGAGGTGATCATGCCCACGACGACGTGGATGGGCGTCTCGGGCTCGCCCGTGCGCCAGCGGTCCAGCGCGGCGGCGAGCGCGCGCCCGGCGGCGGGGTTGTGCCCGCCGTCCAGCCACAGCTCCCAGTTTTCCGGGAGGCGTTCGGCGAGCGCGCCCTCGGTCAGGCGCTGCATGCGGCCCGGCCAGGTGGCGCTCGCCAGCCCCTCGCGGATGGCGGCGTCGGGGAGCGTGTAGCGGTCCAGCCGGTCGGTGCAGGCAACGGCGTGGGCCGCGTTGTCGAGCTGATAGGGGCCGAGGAGGCGCGGGGCGGGATAGCGGCGCGCGCTGCCGTCGCGGCCGGTATGGGTGAACGCCGTGCCGTCGGAAGCCGGCTCGGCGTGCCAGTCCCGGCCGCCGAGGTCGAGCGGCGCGCCCACGGCCTCGGCGCGTGCGCGCAGGACAGCCGCGGCCTCGTCCGGCTGGGGCGCGGCGACACAGGGCACGCCCGGCTTCATGATCCCGGCCTTCTCGCCCGCGATCGTGGCCAGATCGCCGCCCAGGAAGTCCATGTGGTCCAGGCCGATGGGCGTGATCGCGGTGAGCTCGGGCCGCTCGATCACGTTCGTGGCGTCCAGCCGCCCGCCCAGGCCGGTTTCCAGCAGCAGCACGTCGGCCGGCGTGCGCGCGAAGGCCAGGAAGGCGGCGCAGGTCGTGATCTCGAAGAAGGTGATGGGCTCGCCGCCGTTGGCGCGCTCGGCCTCCTCCAGCAGCGCCAGCAGGTCCGGCTCGCCGATGGGCTGGCCGGCGAGCTGGATGCGCTCGTGGAACCACACGAGGTGCGGCGAGGTGGCGACGTGGACGCGGTAGCCCGCCGCCGAGAGCATCGCCCGCAGGAAGGCGATCAGCGAGCCCTTGCCGTTCGTGCCGGCGACGTGGATCACCGGCGGCAGCGCGCGCTCGGGATGGCCCAGGCGCGCCAGCAGGGTGTGCACGCGCTTCAGCGAGAGGTCGATCAGCTTGGGGTGCAGCGCCATCAGGCGCTGTAGCACGCGGTCGCTGCCGGTGCCGGCCGCCGGGGTGTCCTGGGGCGCCATCGCGGCGTCTCCGGGTTGTCGGGGGTGCGGAACGCGGGGGCCGATTATTCCGCGGCCTGGCGTTCCTCGCCGGCGGCCGCCGTCTCGTCCAGGCTCGGGTTCTCGGGAAGGGCATCCGCCGCCTCCGCCAGCGGGATGACCGTGCTTCGCGGCTCGCGGCGCTGGAAGAGGTCGATGAGCTGGCCGAGCGTCGCGCCCATCTCGCGCCGGTCCACCACCATGTCCACCATGCCGTGGTCGCGCAGATACTCGGCGCGCTGGAAGCCGTCCGGCAGCTTCTGGCGGATGGTTTCCTCGATCACGCGCGCCCCGGCGAAGCCGATCGTGGCGCCGGGCTCGGCGAGGTTGATGTCGCCCAGCATGGCGAAGGAGGCGGTGACGCCGCCCGTGGTGGGATCGGTGAGCAGCACGAGGTAAGGCAGGCCGGCTTCCTTCACCATGTCCACCGCGATGGTCGTCCTGGGCATCTGCATGAGGGAGAGGATGCCCTCCTGCATGCGCGCGCCGCCGGAGGCCGGGATGGCGAGCAGCGGCGCGCCCTTGTCCACCGCCAGGCGCGCGGCCATGACCAGGGACTCGCCCACGGCCACGCCCATCGAGCCGCCCATGAAGGCGAAGTTGAAGGCCGCCACCACCAGCGGATAGCCGTTCACCGTCCCGTGGGCGACGATGATGGCCTCGCTTTCCTCCGTCTTGTTGCGCGATTCGCGCAGGCGCTCCGAGTAGCGCTTGCGGTCGCGGAAGCGCAGCGGGTCCGTCACCGTCTCCGGCAGCGGCTCGGCCACGTACTCGCCGTCGTCGAACAGCAGCTCCAGGCGCTTGCGCGCGCCGATGCGCATGTGGTGGCCGCAGTGCGTGCACACGCGCAGATTGTTGGCGAGATCGCGGTGGAAGATCATCTGCCCGCACGAATCGCACTTCTCCCAGAGGTTCTCCGGGATGTCCGAGCGCGTGACGAGGGCGCGGAACTTCGGGCGGACGTAGTTGGAGATCCAGCTCATGCCGCTCCTCCGCTGCGGGCGCCGCGCACGCCGGCGGCCAGCTCGCGCACGCGCGCGAGCACGGCCCCGCTGCAGCCGGCGGTGGCGCGGCCCTGCGCGTCCAGGTTGTCCTCCACGGTCTTGACCAGCGCCGAGCCCACGACCGCGGCGTCGGCGCGCGCGGCCACGCTTGCGGCCTGATCGGGCGTCTTGATGCCGAAGCCGACGGCGATGGGCAAGGCCGTGTGGCGGCGCAGCCGGTCGAGAGCCGAAGCGATGTCCGCGTCGCCGGCCGAGCGCGTGCCCGTGATGCCCGCGATCGAGACGTAGTAGAGGAAGCCGCCGCTGTTGGTCAGCACGGCCGGCAGACGGCGCTCGTCCGTCGTCGGCGTCGCCATGCGGATGAAGTTGACGCCGGTCCGAAGCGCGGGACCGCACAGCTCGTCGTCGGTTTCCGGCGGCAGGTCCACGACGATCAGCCCGTCCACCCCGGCGGCCTTGGCGTCGTCCAGAAAGCGCTGCGGGCCGTAGCTGTAGATGGGGTTGAAGTAGCCCATCAGCACCAGCGGCGTCTCGGCGTCCCTGGCGCGGAAGCGGCGCACCTGCTCCAGCGTCTTCGCCAGCGTCATGCCCGCGCGCAGGGCGCGCTGCCCGGCTTCCTGAATGGCCGGGCCGTCCGCCATGGGATCGGAGAAGGGCATGCCCAGCTCGATCAGGTCGGCGCCCGCCTCGGGCAAGCCAGCCAGGATCTCCGCGCCCGTCTCCGGGTCGGGGTCGCCGGCCATCGTGAAGGTGACCAGGCCGCCGCGTCCTTCGCGCTGGAGCGCCTCGAAGCGCGCGCGGATGCGCCCGGAGTCCGGCGCGCGCTCGTCGGCCGGAACCTCGCGGCGGCGGGCGTCGATGTCGGCGGCGGTGGTGGGCGTGGATGTCACAGATCAAACCCCAGCTGCTTGGCGACCGTGGTGATGTCCTTGTCGCCGCGGCCGCACAGGTTCATCACCATCACGTGCTCGCGCGGCAGCGTCGGCGCCAGCTCGCGCACCTTGGCGAGCGCGTGCGCCGGTTCCAGGGCCGGAATGATCCCCTCCAGCCGGCTGCACAGCTGGAAGGCGTCCAGCGCTTCCCGGTCCGTGGCGGAGAGGTATTCCACGCGCCCCGTGTCGTTCAGCCAGGCGTGCTCCGGCCCGATGCCCGGATAGTCCAGCCCCGCGGAGATGGAGTAGGCGTCCAGGATCTGGCCGTCGTCGGTCTGCAACAGGTAGGTGCGGTTGCCGTGCAGCACGCCGGGGCGGCCGCCGTTGAGGCTGGCGGCGTGCTCGCCCGTCTCGATGCCGTGGCCCGCGGCCTCGACGCCGAAGAGGCGCACGTCTCCCTCGTCCAGGAAGGGGTGAAAGAGCCCCAGCGCGTTGGAGCCGCCGCCGATGCAGGCGCACAGGCTGTCTGGCAGCTTGCCCTCGCGTTCCTTCACCTGCTCGCGCACCTCTTCCCCGATGACGCTCTGGAAGTCGCGCACCAGCGCGGGATAGGGGTGCGGCCCGGCGACCGTGCCGATGATGTAGAAGGTGTCCTCGACGTTCGCGACCCAGTCGCGCAGGGCCTCGTTCATCGCGTCCTTGAGCGTGCCCGTGCCGCCGTGGACGGGGCGCACCTCCGCGCCCAGCAGGCGCATGCGCACCACGTTCGCGGCCTGGCGCTCCATGTCGTGCGCGCCCATGTAGACCACGCACGGCAGGTTGAAGCGCGCGCACACCGTCGCCGTCGCCACGCCGTGCTGGCCCGCGCCCGTCTCCGCGATGATGCGGGTCTTGCCCATGCGCTTGGCGAGCAGGATCTGCCCCAGGGTGTTGTTGATCTTGTGCGCGCCCGTGTGGTTCAGCTCGTCGCGCTTGAAGTAGATCTTCGCGCCGCCGAGCTCCTCGGTCAGCCGCTCGGCGAAGTAGAGCGGGCTGGGCCGGCCGACGAAATCGCGGCCGTGCTGTTCCAGCTCTTCGCGGAATGCCGGATCGGCCTTGGCGTCGAGGTAGGCGCGCTCGACCTCCAGGATCAGCGGCATCAGCGTCTCGGCGACGAAGCGCCCGCCGTAGATGCCGAAATGGCCGAAGGGGTCGGGGCCGCCTCGGTAGGTGTTGGGTCGCTCGACCTGGGTCATGGATCTCCACATCCGCGATCCAGAGCGCGATGCGAGGACGTGGACTCAGTGTACGAGCCCCATCGCGCTCTATCTCTTTCGTTTGCGGGCATGAGTCAGCGCCCGGATCGTTTCGCGCGCCTGCGGCGTGCGAGCTGACGTGTCGCGCGCCGCTGGCGCGCTAGGCCTTCCGGCCTGGACGATCCGACCGCATCATGCCCTGGACGGCCCGCGAGCCTGCCGCACGCGGGGCGTTTAGGCAACGTTGTCCCGAACGGCGGCGCAGAATTCCCGGATCTTCGCCGGGTCCTTCACCCCCGGCTCGGACTCCACGCCGCTGGACACGTCCACGCCCGGCGCGTGCGCGGTGGCGATGGCCTCGCCCACGGTGTCCGCGTTCAGCCCGCCCGAGAGCAGCCACGGCTTCGCCCACGAGCGCCCGCCGAGCAGCTTCCAGTCGAAGCTGCGCGCGTTGCCGCCGGGCAGCCCGCCCGGCTGCGGCTTCGCATCGAACAGCAGGCGGTCGGCCACCTCGGCGTAGCCGTCGGCGCGCGCCAGGTCGGCCTCGCCGCCGATGGAAACCGCCTTCATCACCGGCAAGCCGAAGCGCGCGCGCACGTCGGCCACGCGCTCGGGCGGTTCCTCGCCGTGGAGCTGCAGCAGCGGCGGCGCCAGCGTGTCCACGATCCCGGCCAGCGTTTCGTCGTCGGCGTCCACCACCACGGCCACCGACAGCGGCGCGATCGCGCCCGCCTCCGCCATCAGTTCGCGGGCGCGCGCCGGGCTCACGTTGCGCGGCGAGGGCGGGTAGAAGACGAAGCCCACGAACATCGCGCCCGCATCGCGCGCGGCGGCGACGGCCTCGGGCGTCGTGCAGCCGCAGATCTTCACGTCGACCGTCATCGGGGTGTCCTTTTCAGCCGGGCCAGCTCGCGCTCGACGGCTTGGCCGAGCGCAGCGCCCGGAACATCAGGCTGATCGCCGTCACGGGCAGCAGCAGCGTCAGCGGCACCAGCGCCGCGCCCACCAGCGTCGCCGCCAGATGCACCGGAACCGGCGCCCCGAACGGCGCGATCAGCAGCCCCGCACCGGCGAGCAGCACGGCCGTTGCCGGCACGACCCCGAGCCACACCAGCGCCGCGTTGCCGAAGTGGGCCGGCCGCGTCTGCCAGGCGCGCGCGGGCACGCTCTGGCCCGTGGCGTGGCTCGGCAGCTTGAGCGTCAGCGGCGTGAAGAGCGTGACCGTGAACCACAGCGTCACCAGCAGCCCCACCAGGCGGGAGGTGGTGTCCATCGGCATCCCGGCAACGGCCACCACGAGCACGCCGTAGAGCAGGAAATGGATCCCGGCGACACCGAGCGCAACACCGAGATAGCGCGTGTGCCGCCCGCGCCACCGCACGGCGGGCGCACGCACCGCCTTCGGCCCGAGCAGGATCAGGCGGTGCCAGGCCACGGCCAGCAGCACCAGCAGCGGCACCGTCAGCACCCACACGGCCGTGCCGGCAAGCCCCGGCAGCGCGTAGACGTGGACGAGCGCCGCCGCGAACGCGGCCAGCGCCGGCAGCCCCAGCAGCCGCGGCAGCCAGCGCCAGTTCGCCATCAGCACCCGGACCGTTCCCACCAGAACCGGTCCGGCTTGCAAGCGCAGGGGCGGCATTTCCTCCTGTGCGCTCACGCCGCCTCCGCGCGCGTGGGATCGCCCAACAGCCGCTGGTGCAGCGCCGCGAGCAGGCTGCCCAGCAGCGCCAACTCCACGAACTCCAGCACCAGGGTCAGCACCATCACCGGCACCACCGGGCCATCGCCGGAGAGCATGACGGCGTAGGCGACGCCGCTGGAACTCACCAGCAGGTGCACCGGCAGCAGCGTCAGCGCCACGATGCCCGCGATCTTCACCAGCACGGGCCGCGCCGCCGACCAGGCCGCGCCCATGCCCAGCGAGCGGTCCACCGCCACCGCCGGCAGGACGAGGCCGAAGCTCACCGCCGCG
Proteins encoded in this window:
- a CDS encoding NAD(P)H-dependent glycerol-3-phosphate dehydrogenase, which produces MERVSIIGAGAWGTALAQAARRAGCEVTLWAHNPEVAETLAVHQENRHYLPGIPLDPAIRPTADLTHAAEAGDVLVLATPAQHLRTIAERLHPVTGAEVPAVIAAKGLERGSSALMSAVLAEALPGRPAAVLSGPTFAGEVARGLPAAATLAAEDTEGAAALVETLGSRAFRLYASTDVVGAQIGGAVKNVVAIAAGIVAGRGLGENARAALITRGLAEIGRLAVARGAHAETLSGLSGLGDLTLTCTGIASRNYTLGVALGEGHALADVLAARRSVTEGIHTAKAVTALAERAGVDMPIAAGVDAVVNHDAALDDTIDALLARPFRSESR
- the tsaD gene encoding tRNA (adenosine(37)-N6)-threonylcarbamoyltransferase complex transferase subunit TsaD, giving the protein MRVLGIETSCDETAAAVVDGERRLLSNLVVSQLDEHRPFGGVVPEVAARAHLEYLDSLIARAMDDAGLGYGELDGVAATAGPGLIGGLFVGLMTGKAIAAARDLPLMAVNHLEAHALTARLTDDLPFPYLLLLVSGGHCQLVAVGGVGRYTVYGGTVDDAVGEAFDKTAKLLGLGYPGGPALERAAVDGDPARFPLPRPMLGREGCRMSFSGLKTAVRHTVERLDTLDERTVGDLAAAFQAAVADVLADRCANALDAFARDHGVPGPLVVAGGVAANAALRARLEDLAGARGTRLVAPPLGLCSDNAAMIGWAGVERLRLGCTDGLDARARPRWPLTEMSPADVEKGAAAWSA
- a CDS encoding twin transmembrane helix small protein, translated to MNTLVTILLVLALLITVGVLFSGLIVMARGGEVNRKYGNKLMRYRVVCQGVALGLLAIAFMIG
- a CDS encoding bestrophin family protein; translation: MIVRDRPSILSLFFVMRGSIVPQIAPQIVAIFALGAVVTALHARYPEHFLTFSAAPFGLIGLALSIFLGFRNNACYDRWWEARKQWGQLVIDTRSLAREAGTLLDTSGDAGRAAQERMTRLTIAFTHALRHHLRGSDPWAEIAPFLDRDDVPALRASRNLPDAILRHLGGELSNSLRRGLTTDILGRVLEERITALAGVQGACERILNTPLPFAYTLLLHRTAYMYCLLLPFGLVDTLGLLTPLVAAIVAYTFFGLDALSEELENPFGTSQHDLALKTMSRTIEINLREALGEEDLPDPVRPAGYYLP
- a CDS encoding cation:proton antiporter — its product is MDASLLMAVALVVAAAVALELRVSSAFLEIIAGIVLGALVVDLHEVTWLELLADLGMIALMFTAGFEVDMRRLRWMWRGCVGVGVSSFVAPFVGVFALAYWVAGLAPLPAALVGVAMSTTSLALVYPALKERGMLPTAQGQGILASATVVDVISMVTLAALLGDAGWGTAIIVLVLVGTFFGLPRAGEWVFKRYKGSVAEPELRFLLVVLIGLGFTVENVGGIHPATVAFAVGVAMSRVVVEHEAVEQKLKGLVFGLFAPVFFLHAGTQLDVRAITPEVLVAAAALLAVATALKFVGTAYPARKLMGINARMAGLIFNYRLSFGIVAAGTGLEAGVLTQGDYAAIVLAVLTSAILPAVLLRHRPSEVPAGSEGDQRAVTWADRSGEHTR
- a CDS encoding bifunctional folylpolyglutamate synthase/dihydrofolate synthase; the protein is MAPQDTPAAGTGSDRVLQRLMALHPKLIDLSLKRVHTLLARLGHPERALPPVIHVAGTNGKGSLIAFLRAMLSAAGYRVHVATSPHLVWFHERIQLAGQPIGEPDLLALLEEAERANGGEPITFFEITTCAAFLAFARTPADVLLLETGLGGRLDATNVIERPELTAITPIGLDHMDFLGGDLATIAGEKAGIMKPGVPCVAAPQPDEAAAVLRARAEAVGAPLDLGGRDWHAEPASDGTAFTHTGRDGSARRYPAPRLLGPYQLDNAAHAVACTDRLDRYTLPDAAIREGLASATWPGRMQRLTEGALAERLPENWELWLDGGHNPAAGRALAAALDRWRTGEPETPIHVVVGMITSKDPAAFMAPFADRAASVTAVPVPDEPNSFDAATLAERAREAGAGTVTAADSVRAALDRLAASGGERARVLVCGSLYLAGSVLRENG
- a CDS encoding AlbA family DNA-binding domain-containing protein — translated: MAKKNKLTRQEVSLIKAMINTGYFNNQEILSFFSYPERTVNQGRISQIQDGKIYHDVSPATYQDLKNFLDNYNNSGRYKFHPESKEELFRILPEDENDNHYLNIDESDIIECKKSFQLNAFDEYSRTICGMANNKGGYIVFGVQDNDWKIVGLKDKKFWKEDTKKINNAINSRVSPSVYWKRLKINRGGEDLAVLYVQEAPIKPVMIKKDGQKISEGQIYYRYSGENNLIRIADLQNILQERDRQIEQRWHDLIQRVGKIGAENVGILNTVDGMVEGPGGSLYIDESLLGEINFIRHGRLSETEGAPTLRIVGEVEPVTTVLSDTGKVEIQKDVILETDILEAFMKQSNIKTPKAYLKALSQVPSWWGPLYYYVYLSGMTRKQAVSFLESTDTSFSSARNKKVQILKNTEMPKTYKISEKIKPIRDKIINKDEIDLGSLAKARQLLHALQSLNPDEVDFPYCLSLVHNVYESYYSDAKSEIRKTLALLDYYEFSHGLS